Proteins from a single region of Pyrus communis chromosome 6, drPyrComm1.1, whole genome shotgun sequence:
- the LOC137738027 gene encoding uncharacterized protein: protein MGKFSFSFKSFALIALLVSSAFVMSESRVARKDLGIDLGGIGLGVGAGVGVGLGGSGAGSGAGAGSGSGGGSSSSSSSSSSSSSSSRSSGSGGAGSEAGSSAGSYAGSRAGSGSGNRGRG from the coding sequence ATGGGTAAGTTCAGTTTTAGTTTCAAGTCTTTTGCCCTAATCGCTTTGCTTGTTTCAAGTGCCTTTGTTATGTCCGAAAGCCGCGTGGCAAGAAAAGACCTGGGGATAGACCTCGGTGGGATTGGACTTGGTGTGGGTGCTGGGGTAGGTGTCGGGCTGGGTGGGAGTGGAGCAGGCTCCGGTGCTGGAGCGGGTTCGGGGTCTGGGGGTGGGTCTAGCTCTAGCTCAAGCTCAAGCTCAAGTTCATCGTCTTCTTCAAGATCCAGCGGGTCGGGCGGAGCAGGGTCTGAAGCAGGTTCATCTGCTGGGTCTTATGCTGGCTCTAGGGCTGGGTCTGGGTCAGGAAACCGAGGACGAGGCTAA